Proteins from a genomic interval of Nasonia vitripennis strain AsymCx chromosome 3, Nvit_psr_1.1, whole genome shotgun sequence:
- the LOC100116930 gene encoding glycine-rich cell wall structural protein 2 isoform X3 has product MASKLVILALAAVVVSAAAYKHDNEYDGHGGHGGQGGFGGHGSQGGFGGGHGSQGGFGGGHGSQGGFGGGHGSQGGFGGQGQGHGGQGGFGGHGQGHGGQGGFGGHEQGHGGHGGHGGFGHGNGHGDPY; this is encoded by the exons ATGGCAAGCAAACTG GTAATCTTGGCTCTGGCAGCCGTAGTCGTTTCGGCGGCAGCCTACAAGCACGATAACGAGTACGACGGTCACGGTGGACACGGTGGACAGGGAGGTTTCGGAGGTCACGGAAGCCAGGGTGGTTTCGGAGGTGGTCACGGAAGCCAGGGTGGTTTCGGAGGTGGTCACGGAAGCCAGGGAGGTTTCGGTGGTGGTCACGGAAGCCAGGGAG GCTTCGGAGGTCAAGGACAGGGACATGGTGGCCAGGGAGGTTTCGGAGGTCACGGACAGGGACATGGTGGACAGGGAGGTTTCGGAGGCCACGAACAGGGACATGGTGGACACGGTGGACACGGTGGTTTCGGCCATGGAAATGGTCATGGAGACCCCTACTAA
- the LOC100116930 gene encoding holotricin-3 isoform X1, with translation MASKLVILALAAVVVSAAAYKHDNEYDGHGGHGGQGGFGGHGSQGGFGGGHGSQGGFGGGHGSQGGFGGGHGSQGGFGGGHGSQGGFGGGHGSQGGFGGGHGSQGGFGGQGQGHGGQGGFGGHGQGHGGQGGFGGHEQGHGGHGGHGGFGHGNGHGDPY, from the exons ATGGCAAGCAAACTG GTAATCTTGGCTCTGGCAGCCGTAGTCGTTTCGGCGGCAGCCTACAAGCACGATAACGAGTACGACGGTCACGGTGGACACGGTGGACAGGGAGGTTTCGGAGGTCACGGAAGCCAGGGTGGTTTCGGAGGTGGTCACGGAAGCCAGGGTGGTTTCGGAGGTGGTCACGGAAGCCAGGGAGGTTTCGGTGGTGGTCACGGAAGCCAGGGAGGTTTCGGTGGTGGTCACGGAAGCCAGGGAGGTTTCGGAGGTGGTCACGGAAGCCAGGGAGGTTTCGGTGGTGGTCACGGAAGCCAGGGAGGCTTCGGAGGTCAAGGACAGGGACATGGTGGCCAGGGAGGTTTCGGAGGTCACGGACAGGGACATGGTGGACAGGGAGGTTTCGGAGGCCACGAACAGGGACATGGTGGACACGGTGGACACGGTGGTTTCGGCCATGGAAATGGTCATGGAGACCCCTACTAA
- the LOC100116930 gene encoding glycine-rich protein 5 isoform X2: protein MASKLVILALAAVVVSAAAYKHDNEYDGHGGHGGQGGFGGHGSQGGFGGGHGSQGGFGGGHGSQGGFGGGHGSQGGFGGGHGSQGGFGGQGQGHGGQGGFGGHGQGHGGQGGFGGHEQGHGGHGGHGGFGHGNGHGDPY, encoded by the exons ATGGCAAGCAAACTG GTAATCTTGGCTCTGGCAGCCGTAGTCGTTTCGGCGGCAGCCTACAAGCACGATAACGAGTACGACGGTCACGGTGGACACGGTGGACAGGGAGGTTTCGGAGGTCACGGAAGCCAGGGTGGTTTCGGAGGTGGTCACGGAAGCCAGGGTGGTTTCGGAGGTGGTCACGGAAGCCAGGGAGGTTTCGGTGGTGGTCACGGAAGCCAGGGAGGTTTCGGTGGTGGTCACGGAAGCCAGGGAG GCTTCGGAGGTCAAGGACAGGGACATGGTGGCCAGGGAGGTTTCGGAGGTCACGGACAGGGACATGGTGGACAGGGAGGTTTCGGAGGCCACGAACAGGGACATGGTGGACACGGTGGACACGGTGGTTTCGGCCATGGAAATGGTCATGGAGACCCCTACTAA
- the LOC103317434 gene encoding low-density lipoprotein receptor-related protein 6, with product MCVIHRYVLKMESRNILYIVGGVIITVLVIILIATVCLIGKRGRTSPTETNSTVVEPTNEIPINFSNALVVQLNYSDLWALDIINGDSVFVTRDWSESFSSFDFYKKKTVYFASSVLGKPIRSLSNAYPHLNQPGVWNAEKIAVDDLNGNVYTIDGWASKINIFDVFGEHYSIVVSDLNDPKDIALDSAVGVMFILQLSSILKANMDGTSPETLITRTGISAFAIERDRREIYWSNVASIESTDYAGNNSKIVTKLTNIVSSLAVLDDKLFWLYPPYGFEDSILWSCTLVSNVCSGASKRISIDNAVGIKAYKFDRKLEIANPCKREAEGCQHMCILSSERGRSCACTIGWQLKSDCTNCQPVDDFLLYVQGNFVKGRILNLEQNIFIEAMLPIKLLIESLVQKRAIDFDYDARNHTLIFSDDWDLNKIDLKAGGEQIRLGADVGYDMLPAIDWVTKNLYYIRATRWEGVSCIAVRSMNTYSTIEEEKLLYQTKEYQYPKSLVVHPNRGCIFFTIYNSQTKQARILRMNSNGSGLERFGKNLTISVNEAGLAIDYSEDRLYWFSADKKKVCRANLDESDLSVIDVSIVKNPRSISVYKEWMYITNLTSVWRLDKNTGNNPIKIVPKFENDSKVINGAKIFSQNLQYISEDHPCAIGNGGCERFCFAIPGKNDLSVSKRKLQKVCGCKDAEILQSDGKSCFVSPSQNDP from the exons ATGTGTGTTATTCACCGTTATGTTCTTAAAATGGAATCACGTAATATTCTCTACATAGTAGGAGGTGTGATTATCACTGTTTTGGTCATTATTTTGATAGCAACTGTTTGTTTGATAG GCAAGAGAGGCAGAACGAGTCCAACGGAAACAAATTCGACAGTCGTTGAGCCGACCAACGAAATTccgataaatttttcaaacgctCTCGTTGTGCAATTAAATTATTCGGACCTCTGGGCATTGGACATCATCAACGGAGATTCTGTTTTTGTGACGCGCGACTGGAGTGAGAGCTTTTCCTCTTTCGACTTTTACAAGAAGAAAACCGTGTACTTCGCGAGTTCAGTTTTGGGAAAGCCTATACGTTCTTTGTCGAATGCTTATCCTCATCTAAATCAGCCTGGGGTATGGAACGCCGAAAAAATAGCGGTTGACGATTTGAATGGAAACGTGTACACCATCGACGGATGGGCTtcgaaaataaacatttttgacGTATTCGGAGAGCATTACAGCATCGTGGTATCTGATCTGAATGATCCGAAAGATATCGCTCTTGACTCTGCCGTGGGAGTCATGTTTATCTTGCAGTTATCATCG ATCTTGAAGGCCAATATGGATGGGACATCTCCGGAAACGTTGATTACCAGAACGGGTATTTCAGCCTTCGCCATAGAACGCGACAGACGGGAGATTTATTGGTCCAATGTCGCTAGCATCGAGAGCACAGATTACGCAGGAAACAATAGTAAAATCGTTACCAAGCTCACCAATATCGTATCTAGTTTGGCAGTCCTGGACGATAAGCTATTCTGGTTGTATCCACCTTACGGCTTCGAAGATTCGATCCTGTGGTCCTGCACACTCGTGAGTAACGTTTGCTCAGGTGCTTCGAAAAGAATATCCATAGACAATGCTGTGGGAATCAAAGCTTACAAGTTCGATCGCAAGCTCGAGATCGCTAACCCGTGCAAACGAGAGGCCGAAGGTTGTCAACACATGTGCATCTTGTCCTCCGAACGCGGACGTAGCTGTGCTTGTACAATAGGCTGGCAATTAAAAAGCGATTGCACAAACTGCCAACCAGTCGACGACTTTCTACTTTACGTGCAAGGAAATTTTGTCAAAGGTAGAATTTTGAACTTGGAGCAGAATATTTTCATCGAGGCCATGCTACCCATCAAACTTCTCATAGAGTCTTTGGTTCAGAAAAGAGCGATAGATTTTGATTACGATGCGCGAAATCACACTTTGATTTTCAGCGACGATTGGGATCTGAACAAGATTGATTTAAAAGCCGGTGGAGAGCAGATTCGATTGGGAGCCGATGTCGGTTACGATATGCTGCCAGCGATCGATTGGGTGACCAAGAACTTGTATTACATCAGGGCTACTCGGTGGGAAGGTGTGAGTTGTATTGCAGTTCGAAGTATGAACACTTATAGCACGATAGAGGAAGAAAAATTACTGTATCAGACAAAAGAATATCAATATCCTAAGTCGTTGGTTGTTCATCCGAATCGAGGCTGTATCTTTTTTACCATCTATAACTCTCAGACTAAACAAGCCCGAATCTTGAGAATGAACTCCAACGGATCAGGATTGGAAcgctttggaaaaaatttgacgATCAGCGTTAACGAGGCAGGGCTCGCTATAGATTACTCCGAAGACAGACTGTATTGGTTTAGTGCAGATAAGAAAAAGGTTTGTCGTGCGAATTTAGATGAATCCGATTTAAGTGTCATCGACGTGTCCATTGTAAAAAATCCGAGATCGATCAGCGTGTACAAAGAGTGGATGTATATTACGAATTTGACGAGTGTCTGGCGTCTCGACAAAAACACTGGCAATAACCCGATAAAGATAGTGCCGAAATTCGAGAATGATTCCAAAGTGATAAATGGGGCGAAAATTTTTAGCCAAAATTTGCAATACATCAGCGAAGACCATCCTTGTGCTATTGGCAATGGAGGGTGTGAACGGTTTTGCTTCGCGATACCTGGGAAGAACGACCTGTCTGTGTCGAAGCGAAAATTGCAAAAAGTTTGCGGTTGTAAAGATGCTGAAATTCTCCAAAGTGACGGCAAAAGCTGTTTCGTCAGTCCGTCTCAAAACGATCCATGA